One part of the Saprospiraceae bacterium genome encodes these proteins:
- a CDS encoding IS5 family transposase has protein sequence MAIAQRKRAAKTKYLSQHQLVLEGFDTPFSQKLNASNRWVVLAHQIPWDILVGVYNERLHNKQTGASGINPRVVVGSMIIKHICNLSDRETMLHIQENMYMQYFIGYSSYSNVPPFDASLFVELRNRLGVDQINKINEQIILLTGRHGEQRTEEVEDNPAPSAPINQDPASNQTNRPDTKDTPMPSQPADFMECRGIQTEGEVTSKTPTNEVAPYGKMITDATACPQDIAYPTDLNLLNESREKAEELIDILYLLSSGEADKPRTYRIKARKDYLKTAQKKTKSNKEIRKALRKQLSYLGRNIKIIHKLLDEHDRIPLNKHQLKYLFVIQTLYDQQMEMYINKVHSVAHRITNIHQPHIRPIVRGKTTAKVEFGAKIQVSLMQGYAVLDEVSWESFNEGTRLMDSVEHYNKLFGYYPKEVYADKIYCTRSNRSQLKEKGIDLIAKPLGRPKAVPNHISPGARNPIEGKFGQAKTAYGMSRIKARLKETSESWIATIILVLNLVKLAGQVPYFLYRTTITGYSNCLQCLRLNIPGCLTFTTKLSNSYLVMTY, from the coding sequence ATGGCAATAGCACAAAGAAAGCGTGCAGCAAAGACAAAATATTTGAGTCAGCATCAATTAGTATTGGAAGGATTTGACACACCATTCAGTCAAAAGTTGAATGCATCAAACAGATGGGTAGTCTTGGCACATCAAATACCATGGGATATTTTGGTGGGTGTCTACAATGAGCGCTTGCACAACAAGCAGACTGGAGCAAGTGGGATAAATCCGAGGGTTGTGGTTGGTTCTATGATCATCAAGCATATTTGTAATTTGAGTGATCGAGAGACGATGTTACATATCCAGGAGAATATGTATATGCAGTACTTTATTGGCTATAGTAGTTATAGTAATGTTCCACCTTTTGATGCTTCACTTTTTGTTGAATTAAGAAATAGACTCGGAGTAGATCAAATCAATAAAATAAACGAACAAATAATACTACTAACAGGAAGGCACGGAGAACAACGTACTGAAGAAGTAGAAGATAACCCGGCACCATCAGCGCCAATTAATCAAGATCCAGCATCAAACCAAACCAATAGACCTGATACTAAAGACACTCCGATGCCAAGTCAGCCAGCAGACTTCATGGAGTGTAGAGGCATACAAACCGAAGGCGAAGTAACAAGTAAAACACCGACGAATGAAGTAGCACCATATGGTAAAATGATAACAGATGCAACAGCGTGTCCACAAGATATAGCGTACCCAACCGATTTGAATTTATTGAATGAGTCTAGAGAAAAGGCAGAAGAACTAATTGATATATTATACTTATTGAGCAGTGGTGAAGCTGACAAACCAAGGACTTATAGAATAAAAGCTAGAAAGGATTACCTGAAGACAGCTCAAAAGAAAACTAAATCAAATAAGGAAATCCGAAAAGCATTGAGAAAACAACTATCCTATCTGGGCCGAAACATTAAAATTATCCATAAATTATTAGACGAACATGACCGCATACCTTTAAACAAACATCAACTCAAATATTTGTTTGTAATCCAAACATTGTACGATCAACAAATGGAAATGTATATCAATAAAGTACACAGTGTAGCCCATAGAATTACCAATATCCACCAACCTCATATCAGACCAATCGTTAGAGGTAAAACAACAGCCAAAGTCGAGTTTGGTGCTAAGATACAAGTGAGCTTAATGCAAGGATATGCTGTTCTGGATGAAGTCTCCTGGGAATCATTTAATGAGGGTACTCGGCTTATGGACAGTGTAGAGCATTACAATAAATTATTTGGCTACTATCCTAAAGAGGTATACGCAGATAAAATATATTGTACCAGGTCAAACAGAAGTCAGCTCAAGGAGAAAGGTATAGACCTCATTGCAAAGCCTCTTGGAAGACCCAAGGCAGTGCCCAATCACATAAGTCCAGGAGCAAGAAATCCAATCGAAGGGAAATTTGGTCAAGCAAAGACTGCTTATGGAATGAGCCGAATAAAAGCAAGACTCAAAGAAACCAGCGAATCTTGGATTGCAACCATCATTTTGGTACTTAACCTGGTCAAATTGGCCGGGCAAGTACCGTATTTTCTATACCGAACAACTATTACTGGGTATTCAAATTGTCTTCAGTGCCTCAGGCTTAATATACCTGGCTGCCTTACCTTTACTACGAAATTATCAAATTCCTATCTTGTCATGACTTATTAA